The following are encoded together in the Juglans microcarpa x Juglans regia isolate MS1-56 chromosome 2D, Jm3101_v1.0, whole genome shotgun sequence genome:
- the LOC121250480 gene encoding ribose-phosphate pyrophosphokinase 4-like isoform X1, which translates to MALSQSQTKNKQVHLFYCPECEDLARNVAAQSNSITLQTIKWRNFDDGFPNLYINNAQDLRGQHVAFLASFSSTGVIFEQLSVTYLLPRLFVASFTLVLPFFPTGSFERMEDEGDVATAFTLSRMLTNIPISRGGPTSLVIYDIHALQERFYFGDHVLPLFETGIPLLKQRLHQLPDADNIVVAFPDDGAWKRFHKLLDLFPMVVCTKVREGDKRIVRLKEGNPAGCHVVIVDDLVQSGGTLIECQKLLAAHGAAKVSAYVTHGVFPKRSWERFIHKDEVSEKAFAYFWITDSCPLTVKAIANKAPFEVLSLAASIADALQI; encoded by the exons ATGGCTTTGTCTCAGTCTCAGACGAAGAATAAGCAAGTGCACCTTTTCTACTGTCCAGAGTGCGAGGACCTTGCCCGGAACGTCGCCGCTCAGTCGAACAGTATCACTCTCCAAACCATCAAATGGAG GAATTTTGATGATGGATTTCCAAACCTTTATATTAACAACGCTCAAGATCTGCGAGGTCAACATGTTGCCTTTCTTGCATCCTTCAGCTCCACTGGAGTAATCTTTGAGCAGCTCTCCGTTACATATTTACTCCCACGGCTGTTTGTCGCTTCCTTCACATTGGTGTTGCCCTTCTTTCCAACCGGCTCCTTTGAGCGAATGGAAGATGAAGGGGATGTGGCAACTGCATTTACCTTATCAAGGATGTTGACAAATATACCCATTTCAAGAGGTGGCCCTACTAGTCTAGTCATCTATGATATTCATGCTTTGCAG GAAAGATTTTATTTTGGGGACCATGTTTTGCCATTGTTTGAGACTGGCATTCCTCTTTTAAAGCAGCGTCTGCACCAGCTTCCAGATGCTGACAAT ATTGTAGTTGCATTTCCTGATGATGGAGCTTGGAAGCGATTCCACAAGCTGTTGGATCTTTTCCCCATG GTGGTGTGCACGAAGGTTCGTGAGGGTGATAAGAGGATAGTTCGGCTCAAGGAAGGAAATCCTGCTGGTTGTCATGTAGTCATTGTTGATGATTTAGTCCAATCAGGAGGCACCCTGATTGAGTGCCAG AAACTTTTGGCAGCCCATGGTGCAGCAAAGGTGAGCGCTTACGTGACCCATGGAGTGTTTCCTAAGCGCTCATGGGAGCGATTCATTCACAAGGATG AAGTGTCGGAAAAGGCGTTTGCCTACTTTTGGATAACAGATTCTTGCCCACTTACTGTCAAAGCCATAGCAAATAAAGCTCCTTTTGAAGTGTTGAGTCTTGCGGCATCAATTGCCGATGCTCTACAGATTTGA
- the LOC121250480 gene encoding ribose-phosphate pyrophosphokinase 4-like isoform X2 codes for MALSQSQTKNKQVHLFYCPECEDLARNVAAQSNSITLQTIKWRNFDDGFPNLYINNAQDLRGQHVAFLASFSSTGVIFEQLSVTYLLPRLFVASFTLVLPFFPTGSFERMEDEGDVATAFTLSRMLTNIPISRGGPTSLVIYDIHALQERFYFGDHVLPLFETGIPLLKQRLHQLPDADNVVCTKVREGDKRIVRLKEGNPAGCHVVIVDDLVQSGGTLIECQKLLAAHGAAKVSAYVTHGVFPKRSWERFIHKDEVSEKAFAYFWITDSCPLTVKAIANKAPFEVLSLAASIADALQI; via the exons ATGGCTTTGTCTCAGTCTCAGACGAAGAATAAGCAAGTGCACCTTTTCTACTGTCCAGAGTGCGAGGACCTTGCCCGGAACGTCGCCGCTCAGTCGAACAGTATCACTCTCCAAACCATCAAATGGAG GAATTTTGATGATGGATTTCCAAACCTTTATATTAACAACGCTCAAGATCTGCGAGGTCAACATGTTGCCTTTCTTGCATCCTTCAGCTCCACTGGAGTAATCTTTGAGCAGCTCTCCGTTACATATTTACTCCCACGGCTGTTTGTCGCTTCCTTCACATTGGTGTTGCCCTTCTTTCCAACCGGCTCCTTTGAGCGAATGGAAGATGAAGGGGATGTGGCAACTGCATTTACCTTATCAAGGATGTTGACAAATATACCCATTTCAAGAGGTGGCCCTACTAGTCTAGTCATCTATGATATTCATGCTTTGCAG GAAAGATTTTATTTTGGGGACCATGTTTTGCCATTGTTTGAGACTGGCATTCCTCTTTTAAAGCAGCGTCTGCACCAGCTTCCAGATGCTGACAAT GTGGTGTGCACGAAGGTTCGTGAGGGTGATAAGAGGATAGTTCGGCTCAAGGAAGGAAATCCTGCTGGTTGTCATGTAGTCATTGTTGATGATTTAGTCCAATCAGGAGGCACCCTGATTGAGTGCCAG AAACTTTTGGCAGCCCATGGTGCAGCAAAGGTGAGCGCTTACGTGACCCATGGAGTGTTTCCTAAGCGCTCATGGGAGCGATTCATTCACAAGGATG AAGTGTCGGAAAAGGCGTTTGCCTACTTTTGGATAACAGATTCTTGCCCACTTACTGTCAAAGCCATAGCAAATAAAGCTCCTTTTGAAGTGTTGAGTCTTGCGGCATCAATTGCCGATGCTCTACAGATTTGA